The DNA sequence TCCGACGGCGACGCCGACGTCGTCGTCTTCAACACCTGCGCGGTGCGGGAGAACGCCGACAACAAGCTGTACGGGAACCTCGGCCGCCTCGCGCCCATGAAGACCAAGCGCCCCGGCATGCAGATCGCCGTCGGCGGCTGTCTCGCGCAGAAGGACCGCGACACCATCGTCAAGCGGGCCCCCTGGGTCGACGTCGTCTTCGGCACCCACAACATCGGCAAGCTGCCGGTCCTCCTGGAGCGCGCCCGCGTCCAGGAGGAGGCGCAGATCGAGATCGCCGAGTCCCTGGAAGCCTTCCCCTCCACGCTCCCCACCCGCCGCGAGTCCGCCTACGCCGCGTGGGTCTCCATCTCGGTCGGGTGCAACAACACCTGCACCTTCTGCATCGTCCCGGCGCTGCGCGGCAAGGAGAAGGACCGTCGCACCGGCGACATCCTGGCCGAGATCGAGGCCCTGGTCGCCGAGGGAGTCTCCGAGATCACCCTCCTCGGCCAGAACGTGAACGCGTACGGCTCCGACATCGGCGACCGCGAGGCCTTCTCCAAGCTGCTGCGTGCCTGCGGGGCCATCGAGGGCCTGGAGCGCGTCCGCTTCACCTCGCCGCACCCCCGCGACTTCACCGACGACGTCATCGCCGCCATGGCCGAGACGCCCAACGTGATGCCGCAGCTGCACATGCCGATGCAGTCCGGATCGGACAGCATCCTGAAGGCGATGCGCCGCTCCTACCGCCAGGAGCGCTTCCTGGGGATCATCGAGAAGGTGCGCGCCGCGATGCCCGACGCCGCCATCTCCACCGACATCATCGTGGGCTTCCCCGGCGAGACGGAGGAGGACTTCGAGCAGACGATGCACGCCGTCCGCGAGGCGCGGTTCGCCAACGCGTTCACCTTCCAGTACTCCAAGCGTCCCGGGACCCCCGCCGCCGACATGGACGGCCAGATCCCCAAGGAGGTCGTCCAGGAGCGGTACATGCGCCTGTCCGCCCTTCAGGAGCAGATCTCCTGGGACGAGAACAAGAAGCAGGTCGGCCGCACCCTGGACGTCATGGTCGCGGAGGGCGAGGGCCGCAAGGACGGCGCCACCCGGCGACTCTCCGGCCGCGCCCCCGACAACCGGCTGGTGCACTTCACGCAGCCCGAGAAGGCCGTGCGCCCCGGCGACGTGGTGACCGTCGAGATCACCTACGCCGCCCCGCACCACCTGCTCGCCGAGGGCACGCCGCTCGCCGTACGGTCCACCCGCTCGGGCGACGCCTGGGAGAAGCGCACCACCGAGGCCGCCGCCAAGCCCGCCGGAGTGATGCTCGGCCTCCCCGGCATCGGCGCCCCGGACCCGCTCCCGGCCGCCACGGCCCCGGCCTGCGGCATCGGCTGACGGATCGCGTCCGGTCGGCGGAGCCCGAACGCCGACCGGCCCCGACGGCCGAAGCCGGCCGACGCCCCGGGACCCTCGGCCGTCGGCTCCGGCCCTCGGGGCCTGTGCGGCCGATCGGCTCCGGCCCTCGGGTTCCGCGCGCCCGACCGGCCCGGTCCTCGGGTCCCGCGCGGCCGTCGGCCCCCGCCCACGGGTCCCGCGCGGTAGGCCGGCCCCGGCCCCGGCCTCATGCAAGTACGCTGACCGGCATGCTTGTCGCCGCCGCCGTGTGTCCCTGCCCGCCGCTCCTGGTGCCCGAGGTCGCCGCCGGTGCCGCCCCCGAGCTCGACGCCGCGCGTGACGCGTGCCTCGACGCCGTGGGAGTGCTCGCCGCCTCGCGCCCGGACCTGCTCGTCGTCGTGGGGCCGGGCGACGACCTGTCCGCAGGGCCCCACCCGGCCGGGGCGCACGGGACCTTCCGTGGCGTCGGCGTGGACCTCGACGTGACGCTCGGCAACGCACCGCGGTCCGCCGCCCCGGACCGGCCGCTGCCGCAGTCCCTCACCGTGGGCGCCTGGCTGCTGGGCCGGGCCCGTTGGACAGGCGCTCCCGCCGAAGGGTTCGCCGTGGCGGAGAGCGAGGCCGCCCCGGAGTGCGCGGAGGCCGGCCGCACCCTCGCCCGGCGGGCCGAGCGGGTCGCGCTCCTGGTGATGGGCGACGGCAGCGCCTGCCGCACCCTCAAGGCCCCCGGCTACCTGGACGAGCGGGCCGCCGCCTTCGACGCCCGCGCCACCGCTGCGCTCGGCTCCGCGGACCTCGACGCCCTCGCGTCGCTCGACGCGTCGCTCGCCCGAGAGCTCAAGGCCGCCGGACGGGCCCCCTGGCAGCTGCTCGGCGGTGCCGCGCGGGACGCCGGGCTCGTCGGCCGGCTGCTGTACGAGGACGCCCCGTACGGCGTGGGCTACACCGTCGCCGCCTGGTCCTGAACGCGACGGCGGCGGGTACGGAGCACTCGGCCCCGTACCCGCCGCCGTTCCGCGGTCACCCGGGTCAGGGGGCGGGCGGCGGCGGAGGAGGAGTGCTGCCGGGATTCCCCGGAGTATCGGGGCTCCCCGGGGCGCCGGGGGTACCGGGAGTGCCCCCGTCCTTGTGCCCCAGCTTGTCCACGGCCTCCTTGGCCTTGCGCGTACCCGAATCGATCTTGTCGCTGTATTTGCCCTTGGTCTTCTGGTCGACCGTGCGCGCGGCCTTGTCGAGGCCCTGCTCGATCTTGCCCCCGTGCTGCTGCGCGAGGTCGCCGACCTTGTCCTTGGCCGGTCCCAGCTTGGCCTTCAGGTTGTCCAGGAACCCCATTGGGTCACCTTCCGTGCAGTGAGGACTGTTGAGGACTGTGCGTGGGAGTGTTCTCCCGCCCCCATTGTCCGTTACCTGTCCGTTCCTGCCGTTTTTACTCGCCTTATCGCGCTTCCGCGGCGCGTCCTTGACCTGGCTCTCCGCGCTCGCCCGCGTCCTCATGGACACCCGGCGTGTTCGGGAGGGCCCGGATATTTGGGAGACTGTCCGGGTGACCCCTCCCGCTTCCGCCCCTCGCGTCATCACCGTCGTAGGCCCCACCGCAGCCGGAAAGTCGGATCTGGGGGTCTTCCTCGCCCAGCGGCTCGGCGGTGAGGTGATCAACGCCGACTCCATGCAGCTCTACCGGGGAATGGACATCGGCACCGCGAAGCTGACGCTCCCCGAACGCGACGGCGTGCCGCACCGGCTGCTGGACATCTGGGACGTCACCGAGACCGCCAGCGTCGCCGAGTACCAGCGGCTGGCCCGTCTGGAGATCGACCGGCTGCTCTCCGAAGGGCGCACGCCGATCCTGGTCGGCGGGTCCGGGCTGTACGTGAAGGGCGCCATCGACGCCCTGGAGTTCCCCGGTACGGACCCCGAAGTGCGCGCCCGGCTCGAAGCGGAGCTGGCCGAGCGCGGCTCGGGCGCCCTGCACGAACGCCTCGCCGCCGCCGACCCGGATGCCGCCCGGTCCATCCTGGCGAGCAACGGCCGCCGCATCGTCCGCGCCCTCGAGGTCATCGAGATCACCGGCAAGCCCTTCACCGCCAATCTCCCCGGCGAGGAGCCCGTCTACGACGCCGTGCAGATCGGCGTCGACGTGGACCGCCCCGAACTGGACGAGCGCATCGCCCTGCGCGTCGACCGGATGTGGGAGGCGGGGCTCGTGGACGAGGTGCGCGCCCTGGAGGCGTCAGGGCTGCGCGAGGGCCTCACGGCCTCCCGGGCCCTCGGCTACCAGCAGATCCTCGCGGTGCTCGCGGGGGAGTGCACCGAGGACGACGCGCGGGCCGAGACCGTGCGCGCCACCAAGCGCTTCGCCCGCCGCCAGGACTCGTGGTTCCGGCGTGACCCGCGTGTCGTGTGGCTCGGCGGCGGACAGCGTGACCGGGGGGAACTCCCGCACCGCGCGCTGATGTTGGTCGAACGGGCGGTCACAGCCTGATCACGTGATGGCATCGGGAAGCTCCGCCCGTCAATGCGGCACCCGTGAGCGTGCCATCATCGAGCATCGATCCACCAGTGAAGTCCGAGTTGGGAGGGCGCGTGGCGATGGAGGCCGGCCCTCGCGACACGGAGCAGCGCGACACCGAGCACGACGTGCCGTCACCGCGGGAGACCGCGGGACGGCTGAGCCCTGACGGGCCCGAGGAGCAGGACGTGACCCCCGAGGTCGAGGTCGAGCTGCGGCCCACCCGCAAGCTACGGATCTGGCAGCTCGCGCCCATCGTCGTGCTGGCCGCGGTCGGCTCGCTGATGTTCGCCTTCCCCCTCGCCTTCGAGTTCGGCGACGGCGGAGCCATCGTCGCCATGCTGGGGCTCCTGATCAGCTGCTGCGCGGCCGGCTGGGGCATGATGGCGGCCCGCCGCGTCGGTCACACCTGGCCGGGACTGCCCGCCCGTGGCTCCGGCGACCGCCCCGACTGGCGGGTGATCGCGCTGTACGTGGCGACCGGCGTCGCCCTGGTCGCCCTCGCCGTCTGGCGCGTGGACCGGCTGCGCTGACGCCCGCCTGCCCGCCCGCCGGGCCCGCTCGCGCGGGACAACGGGCCGGACGCGGGGTCCGCGCGCGCGGGGTGTCGGTGCCTCCTCGTACAGTTGGCGTGTGAGCACTCCGCAGATCGCCTTCCTCAAGGGTCACGGCACCGAGAACGACTTCGTGATCGTCCCGGACCCGGACAACGCCCTCACGCTGCCCGCCGCCGTCGTCGCCCGGCTCTGCGACCGCCGGGCCGGCATCGGCGGGGACGGCCTGCTGCACGTCGTGCGGTCCGCCGCCCACCCCGAGGCGCGGGACATGGCGGACGCGGCCGAGTGGTTCATGGACTACCGCAACGCGGACGGCTCGATCGCCGAGATGTGCGGCAACGGCGTGCGCGTCTTCGCCCACTACCTCCAGCGCGCCGGCCTCGTCGAGGAGGGCGACCTGACCGTCGCCACCCGGGGCGGCCCCAAGCGCGTGCACCTCGCCAAGAACGGCGACATCACCGTCTCCATGGGGCGCGCCCTGCTGCCCGAGAAGAGCGTCACGGTCACCGTCGGCGACCGCAGCTGGCCCGCCCGCAACGTCAACATGGGCAACCCGCACGCGGTCGCCTTCGTCGACGACCTGGACCACGCCGGCGACCTGTTCACCGCTCCGCCCATCAGCCCCGAGGCCGTCTACCCCGAAGGCGTCAACGTCGAGTTCGTCGTCGACCGGGGCCCGCGCCACGTGGGCATGCGCGTCCACGAGCGGGGCTCCGGCGAGACCCGTTCCTGCGGCACCGGTGCCTGCGCGGTCGCCGTCGCCACCGCCCGCCGGGACGGCGCCGACCCCGCCGGGACAGGCCTCCCCGTCACCTACCGGGTGGATCTCCCCGGCGGCACCCTCGCCATCACCGAGCACCCCGACGGCACGATCGACATGACCGGGCCCGCGGTGATCGTCGCCGAGGGCGTCATCGACCCGGACTGGCTCGAAACCTCTTGAGGAATGGCTCACTCGAAACGATGACCGGCCCGAGCTTCGCTCGAATGGGTGATCCGTTTCACGCTGGGCGAGAGCTGGACTGCGCCACGTGGTGGGGTCGATAGCATCAAGCACCGGCCCCGAGGGGCATCCGCCCCTCCTCAGCGCCGGTCGACGTCGCCGGAGGTGCCCATGAGTGCAGAGGCCGCCGATCCGGGCGCTCCCCTTCGCAGGCGGAGCCGCCCCCGGATCGACCTGCGCAGACTGGGCCGGGTGGCACTGCGCGGCCCGGTCTCCCGCGACCGGCTGTCCGACGCCATCGGGCATGTCGCCGAGGCGCACCGCGCCCACCACCCCGACGCCGACCTGACCATCCTGCACCGGGCCTACGTCCTCGCGGAGTCCTCGCACCGCGGGCAGACGCGCAAGAGCGGCGAGCCGTACATCACGCATCCGCTGGCCGTCACCCTGATCCTCGCGGAGCTCGGCGCCGAGACCACCACCCTCACCGCCTCCCTGCTCCACGACACCGTCGAGGACACGGAGGTGACGCTCGACCAGGTGCGCGAGCAGTTCGGCGACGAGGTCTGCTATCTCGTCGACGGCGTCACCAAGCTGGAGAAGGTCGACTACGGCGCCGCCGCCGAACCGGAGACCTTCCGCAAGATGCTCGTCGCCACCGGCAACGACGTCCGGGTCATGTCGATCAAGCTCGCGGACCGGCTGCACAACATGCGCACGCTCGGCGTGATGCGCCCCGAGAAGCAGGCCAGGATCGCCAAGGTCACCCGCGACGTCCTCATCCCGCTCGCCGAACGGCTCGGCGTGCAGGCGCTCAAGACCGAGCTGGAGGACCTGGTCTTCGCGATCCTGCACCCCGAGGAGTACGAGCACACCCGCGCGCTGATCGCCGCCGAGGCAGGTCCGGACGCCCCCCTCGACACCATCGCCGGCCACGTACGGGGCACCCTGCGCGACGCCGGCATCAGCGCCGAAGTCCTCATCAGGCCACGCCACTTCGTCTCCGTGCACCGGGTCCGCAGGAAACGGGGCGAGCTGCGCGGCACCGACTTCGGCCGGCTGCTCGTCCTCGTCGGGGAGGACGCCGACTGCTACGCCGTCCTCGGTGAGCTGCACACCTGTTTCACCCCGGTGATCTCCGAGTTCAAGGACTTCATCGCCGCCCCCAAGTTCAACCTGTACCAGTCGCTGCACACCGCGGTCGTCGGCCCCGGGGGCGCCGTCGCCGAAGTCCTCATCCGTACGCACCGGATGCACAAGGTCGCCGAGGCGGGCGTCGTCGCGCTGGGCAACCCGTACGCCCCGGACCCCGCCGCCCCGCAGACCGAGCCGTCCGACGAGCGCGCCGACCCGACCCGGCCCGGCTGGCTCTCCCGGCTGCTGGACTGGCAGGAGTCCGCCACCGACCCCGACACCTTCTGGACCACGCTGCGCGACGACCTCGCGCAGGACCGCGAGATCACCGTGTTCCGCACCGACGGAGGCACCCTCGGGCTGCCCGCCGGGGCCAGCTGCGTCGACGCCGCCTA is a window from the Streptomyces sp. MMBL 11-1 genome containing:
- the miaB gene encoding tRNA (N6-isopentenyl adenosine(37)-C2)-methylthiotransferase MiaB; this translates as MSSGNRSEAVDVQKSYEVRTYGCQMNVHDSERLSGLLEGAGYVRAPEGSDGDADVVVFNTCAVRENADNKLYGNLGRLAPMKTKRPGMQIAVGGCLAQKDRDTIVKRAPWVDVVFGTHNIGKLPVLLERARVQEEAQIEIAESLEAFPSTLPTRRESAYAAWVSISVGCNNTCTFCIVPALRGKEKDRRTGDILAEIEALVAEGVSEITLLGQNVNAYGSDIGDREAFSKLLRACGAIEGLERVRFTSPHPRDFTDDVIAAMAETPNVMPQLHMPMQSGSDSILKAMRRSYRQERFLGIIEKVRAAMPDAAISTDIIVGFPGETEEDFEQTMHAVREARFANAFTFQYSKRPGTPAADMDGQIPKEVVQERYMRLSALQEQISWDENKKQVGRTLDVMVAEGEGRKDGATRRLSGRAPDNRLVHFTQPEKAVRPGDVVTVEITYAAPHHLLAEGTPLAVRSTRSGDAWEKRTTEAAAKPAGVMLGLPGIGAPDPLPAATAPACGIG
- a CDS encoding class III extradiol dioxygenase subunit B-like domain-containing protein, whose translation is MLVAAAVCPCPPLLVPEVAAGAAPELDAARDACLDAVGVLAASRPDLLVVVGPGDDLSAGPHPAGAHGTFRGVGVDLDVTLGNAPRSAAPDRPLPQSLTVGAWLLGRARWTGAPAEGFAVAESEAAPECAEAGRTLARRAERVALLVMGDGSACRTLKAPGYLDERAAAFDARATAALGSADLDALASLDASLARELKAAGRAPWQLLGGAARDAGLVGRLLYEDAPYGVGYTVAAWS
- a CDS encoding antitoxin, with the protein product MGFLDNLKAKLGPAKDKVGDLAQQHGGKIEQGLDKAARTVDQKTKGKYSDKIDSGTRKAKEAVDKLGHKDGGTPGTPGAPGSPDTPGNPGSTPPPPPPAP
- the miaA gene encoding tRNA (adenosine(37)-N6)-dimethylallyltransferase MiaA, which produces MTPPASAPRVITVVGPTAAGKSDLGVFLAQRLGGEVINADSMQLYRGMDIGTAKLTLPERDGVPHRLLDIWDVTETASVAEYQRLARLEIDRLLSEGRTPILVGGSGLYVKGAIDALEFPGTDPEVRARLEAELAERGSGALHERLAAADPDAARSILASNGRRIVRALEVIEITGKPFTANLPGEEPVYDAVQIGVDVDRPELDERIALRVDRMWEAGLVDEVRALEASGLREGLTASRALGYQQILAVLAGECTEDDARAETVRATKRFARRQDSWFRRDPRVVWLGGGQRDRGELPHRALMLVERAVTA
- the dapF gene encoding diaminopimelate epimerase; its protein translation is MSTPQIAFLKGHGTENDFVIVPDPDNALTLPAAVVARLCDRRAGIGGDGLLHVVRSAAHPEARDMADAAEWFMDYRNADGSIAEMCGNGVRVFAHYLQRAGLVEEGDLTVATRGGPKRVHLAKNGDITVSMGRALLPEKSVTVTVGDRSWPARNVNMGNPHAVAFVDDLDHAGDLFTAPPISPEAVYPEGVNVEFVVDRGPRHVGMRVHERGSGETRSCGTGACAVAVATARRDGADPAGTGLPVTYRVDLPGGTLAITEHPDGTIDMTGPAVIVAEGVIDPDWLETS
- a CDS encoding RelA/SpoT family protein, with the translated sequence MSAEAADPGAPLRRRSRPRIDLRRLGRVALRGPVSRDRLSDAIGHVAEAHRAHHPDADLTILHRAYVLAESSHRGQTRKSGEPYITHPLAVTLILAELGAETTTLTASLLHDTVEDTEVTLDQVREQFGDEVCYLVDGVTKLEKVDYGAAAEPETFRKMLVATGNDVRVMSIKLADRLHNMRTLGVMRPEKQARIAKVTRDVLIPLAERLGVQALKTELEDLVFAILHPEEYEHTRALIAAEAGPDAPLDTIAGHVRGTLRDAGISAEVLIRPRHFVSVHRVRRKRGELRGTDFGRLLVLVGEDADCYAVLGELHTCFTPVISEFKDFIAAPKFNLYQSLHTAVVGPGGAVAEVLIRTHRMHKVAEAGVVALGNPYAPDPAAPQTEPSDERADPTRPGWLSRLLDWQESATDPDTFWTTLRDDLAQDREITVFRTDGGTLGLPAGASCVDAAYAQYGDRAHTSIGARVNGRLATLSTVLGDGDTVQLLLAQDTASGPSPDWLDHARTPTARIAITSWLTDHPDEAKPTSSTMTSVDPGGPGPADHAAPERDAQAVAPPRTRSGPRATGVVVDGPDAPVRLAGCCTPVPPDELTGFVVRGGAVTVHRRECPAVAAMQEIGRAPVGARWADAESRESDAGCRVTLVAESFGRPRLLADLTEAIATAEAAIVSATVEPPSEQRVRHTYTLQLPDAAGLPALMRAMREVAGVYDVSRAQHPAPAG